A genomic window from Bdellovibrio sp. SKB1291214 includes:
- a CDS encoding LysR family transcriptional regulator — protein sequence MKNLYQLTTFVTVISEGSMTAAADKLYLTQPAVSQQIRNLEEDLGVELLVRGVRQIKATPQGEVLFDYAKKIIHLTQQAEIAIKSIGNQMKGQLRIGTLNSIGLHLMSPIVGRLMRHNPDLSLKIDYESGEDLIKNFKKSLYDVIILPDTKTEFAEELDGVEQKFLVKEEMWLVGSSKDEKMPQQITSKDLGQFPVVDFTQEFPRFNRLLKEKMEASQAHAIFESANVGTLKRVIEAGLGWGFLPAHSIKKQVRSGRLNRVYVKDLPYEMDLMFYYKKNSANKPLVEVFYSTLAGQEKA from the coding sequence GTGAAGAATTTGTACCAGCTAACTACCTTTGTGACGGTCATCAGTGAAGGCAGCATGACGGCAGCTGCAGATAAGCTCTATTTGACTCAGCCGGCGGTCAGCCAGCAAATTCGTAATCTAGAGGAAGATCTGGGGGTTGAACTCCTGGTCCGGGGCGTGCGCCAAATTAAGGCAACGCCACAAGGGGAAGTTTTATTCGATTACGCTAAAAAGATCATTCACCTGACTCAGCAAGCAGAAATCGCGATCAAATCCATAGGTAATCAAATGAAAGGCCAATTGAGAATTGGTACGTTGAATTCCATTGGTCTCCACTTGATGAGTCCAATTGTGGGACGATTGATGCGCCATAATCCGGATTTGTCCTTGAAGATTGATTACGAATCCGGCGAGGACTTGATTAAGAATTTTAAAAAGTCTCTGTACGACGTGATCATTTTGCCAGATACGAAAACCGAATTTGCCGAAGAACTAGATGGCGTCGAGCAAAAGTTCCTGGTCAAAGAAGAGATGTGGTTAGTCGGTTCCAGTAAAGACGAAAAGATGCCCCAACAAATTACTTCCAAAGATCTGGGGCAATTCCCCGTTGTCGACTTTACGCAAGAATTTCCTCGTTTCAATCGGCTGTTGAAAGAAAAAATGGAAGCTTCCCAAGCCCACGCTATTTTTGAATCAGCCAACGTCGGTACATTGAAGCGAGTCATCGAGGCGGGTTTGGGGTGGGGGTTTTTGCCTGCTCATTCCATTAAAAAACAAGTTCGCTCGGGTCGCTTGAATCGTGTGTACGTGAAAGATCTTCCGTACGAAATGGATCTGATGTTTTATTATAAAAAGAACTCTGCTAATAAGCCCTTAGTCGAGGTCTTTTATTCGACTCTAGCTGGTCAAGAGAAAGCCTAG
- a CDS encoding M16 family metallopeptidase, whose product MNKLAQTLTLPLMCAALASCAGKGTKTASTQAVPTGYSAPRSAGSFKLMPFKEVVLENGLKIIYIRDNSLPRLSLTVLFKTGNMQEPKDLAGLNAMTAYLLEQGTQTRDAMKIADEFGQMGTSLDVSPGFDVTTIYADALTSNSNQLLQLFADVLMNPAFKDAEINRLRSQIMASLKKKVDNPSAFADEQMDQFLYGDHPYGRDANGTPEGLRTLRKQDIIKHYLTFYRPNNATMAVVGQFDDEFEKQLQETMGKWTKRTIPTLTATPAPTIESTQVKLIVKKGLQQTQIRVSQLGIQRKDDDFIPLRMANESLGGSFGSRLNQKVRDDLGLTYSIYSGFDSRKDRGSFDISTFTKNETAVKALDETLKVVKEYVEGGSTEQEAVAARNQLVGQFPRAIETSDRLAYNLLVLDYYDISYEYLTDYISNVNKIKQKDANNAMKRHVDPTKFKVVVYGNESIIPQFKDYKPEIVRLAK is encoded by the coding sequence ATGAATAAATTAGCTCAAACTCTGACTTTGCCTCTGATGTGTGCGGCCCTTGCTTCTTGTGCGGGTAAAGGAACGAAAACGGCTTCTACACAGGCGGTGCCTACGGGATATTCAGCTCCAAGAAGTGCCGGCAGTTTTAAGCTGATGCCGTTTAAAGAAGTGGTTTTAGAAAACGGACTTAAGATTATTTATATTCGTGATAACAGTCTTCCGCGTTTAAGTCTGACGGTTTTGTTCAAAACCGGAAACATGCAAGAACCTAAGGATCTTGCGGGCCTTAATGCGATGACGGCATACCTGCTGGAGCAGGGGACGCAAACTCGTGATGCGATGAAGATCGCAGATGAATTTGGTCAAATGGGAACGTCGTTAGATGTCAGCCCTGGGTTTGATGTCACAACGATCTATGCGGATGCACTGACCAGCAATTCAAATCAATTGCTTCAGCTATTTGCTGACGTTTTAATGAATCCGGCGTTTAAAGATGCTGAAATCAACAGACTTCGTTCGCAGATCATGGCAAGTCTTAAAAAGAAAGTTGATAATCCCTCTGCATTTGCGGACGAGCAGATGGATCAGTTCTTGTACGGAGATCACCCGTACGGTCGGGATGCCAACGGAACTCCGGAGGGTCTACGCACGCTTCGCAAACAAGACATCATCAAGCACTACCTGACATTCTATCGTCCGAACAACGCGACGATGGCAGTCGTAGGACAGTTTGATGACGAATTCGAAAAGCAGTTGCAAGAGACGATGGGCAAGTGGACAAAACGCACGATTCCAACATTGACGGCAACACCTGCTCCGACGATTGAGTCGACACAAGTAAAGTTGATTGTGAAAAAGGGATTGCAACAAACTCAGATTCGCGTGTCTCAGTTAGGGATTCAACGTAAAGACGATGATTTCATTCCTTTACGCATGGCCAATGAGTCCTTGGGTGGCAGCTTTGGCAGCCGTCTAAATCAAAAAGTCCGTGACGACTTGGGTTTAACTTATTCGATTTATTCCGGCTTTGATTCGCGCAAAGACCGCGGCAGTTTCGATATCTCGACATTCACGAAAAATGAAACGGCTGTGAAAGCCTTGGATGAAACGCTGAAGGTTGTGAAGGAATACGTTGAGGGTGGTTCCACAGAACAAGAGGCCGTGGCGGCCAGAAACCAATTGGTAGGTCAGTTCCCCCGAGCCATCGAAACTTCGGATCGACTGGCGTATAACTTGTTAGTGTTGGATTACTACGACATTTCTTATGAGTATCTGACGGATTATATTTCGAATGTGAACAAGATTAAACAGAAGGATGCCAACAACGCGATGAAGCGCCATGTGGATCCGACAAAGTTTAAAGTGGTTGTGTACGGAAACGAATCCATCATTCCTCAGTTCAAAGATTATAAGCCTGAAATCGTACGATTGGCCAAATAA
- a CDS encoding M16 family metallopeptidase: MKRISTLLVAVACMSASSAHAVEPTPNQTPKTEVIGAIKGWTGNEVLKLSLPVTKFQLKNGLTVLLVEDHSVPMVSYHTWYRVGSRDESPGVTGAAHMLEHMMFKGAKKYDGKAFDRIFHENGISNNAFTTNDYTGFYQNLPSDKLELVMDMEVDRMSALALKPEDLKSEKQVVMEERRWRVDNNPMGVVRETMMSTVFKTSAYHWPVIGYMKDIERYDSDKLRFFYSTYYVPNNAVLVLVGDFDTAKTKALIEKYYGSLEYRPLPRREYPKEKTQTVQQNATIKKDVQNDSFIVAFQSPAQSDPDMYALDLAANILGNGTSSRLHKRLVYQKQSATSTYAFNYAMKEAGVYAVGVNMKPGVDYKETLEIVYNELWKLRNAKISDLELQKAKTQTIKELVDSLKTMDGKARALAVNEIVTGTYETLFSDTAKYQAVTADDIKRVSEKYTNQTQRSIIVLEPKNKKGAANE, encoded by the coding sequence ATGAAACGGATTTCTACTTTGCTTGTCGCGGTGGCTTGCATGTCTGCGAGTTCTGCGCACGCTGTCGAACCAACTCCAAACCAAACTCCAAAAACAGAAGTTATTGGTGCCATCAAAGGATGGACTGGCAATGAAGTATTAAAGTTATCCTTGCCGGTAACAAAGTTTCAGTTAAAGAACGGATTGACGGTGTTATTGGTGGAGGATCACTCTGTGCCAATGGTGAGCTACCACACTTGGTACCGTGTGGGTTCTCGCGATGAATCACCAGGAGTAACGGGCGCGGCTCATATGCTTGAGCACATGATGTTTAAGGGCGCTAAAAAATACGATGGGAAAGCTTTTGATCGTATTTTCCATGAGAACGGTATTTCCAATAATGCCTTCACCACAAACGATTACACGGGCTTTTATCAAAATCTTCCAAGTGACAAATTAGAATTAGTCATGGATATGGAAGTCGATCGTATGAGTGCGCTTGCTTTAAAGCCTGAAGATTTGAAAAGCGAAAAACAAGTTGTGATGGAAGAACGCCGCTGGCGCGTAGACAACAACCCTATGGGAGTTGTGCGTGAAACGATGATGAGTACAGTTTTCAAAACTAGTGCTTATCACTGGCCTGTCATCGGTTACATGAAAGATATCGAAAGATATGACTCCGACAAGCTTCGCTTTTTTTACAGTACATATTATGTCCCGAATAATGCAGTTCTGGTGTTGGTCGGCGATTTCGATACGGCTAAAACCAAAGCTTTGATCGAGAAATACTATGGCAGTTTAGAATATCGTCCCTTGCCACGTCGCGAATATCCTAAAGAGAAAACTCAAACAGTTCAGCAAAACGCCACGATTAAAAAAGATGTTCAAAATGATTCTTTCATCGTGGCTTTCCAAAGCCCGGCGCAAAGCGATCCCGATATGTACGCTTTGGATTTGGCCGCGAACATCTTAGGAAATGGGACATCGTCGCGCTTGCATAAACGTTTGGTGTATCAAAAACAATCTGCGACATCCACTTATGCATTTAACTATGCGATGAAAGAGGCCGGAGTTTACGCTGTGGGCGTGAACATGAAGCCCGGTGTGGATTACAAAGAAACTTTGGAAATCGTTTATAACGAACTGTGGAAATTAAGAAACGCGAAAATTTCTGACCTTGAGTTGCAAAAGGCGAAAACACAAACGATTAAGGAATTGGTTGATTCATTGAAAACAATGGATGGCAAGGCTCGTGCGTTGGCGGTGAATGAAATCGTGACTGGCACTTATGAAACCCTTTTCAGTGACACAGCCAAATATCAAGCCGTAACCGCCGACGATATCAAGCGTGTCAGCGAAAAATATACGAATCAAACACAACGCTCCATCATCGTGCTGGAACCTAAGAATAAAAAAGGAGCTGCAAATGAATAA
- a CDS encoding flagellar basal body-associated FliL family protein — MAESQEGQAPAKPKNTGMILQIVFAVINLTVMGGGAYMVYASTMGWESPVINEESAQRELASTEETELAPMVYTMDKFTVNLTGEPKRTIRLEVNLQMLGKDGFEEVMEPENRAKARDKIVRILNEEGFSDLESIQGKLFLKDKIASQVNGILHKGVVKDVFFSDFVPVQ, encoded by the coding sequence ATGGCAGAGAGTCAAGAGGGACAAGCCCCGGCAAAGCCTAAGAATACAGGCATGATCCTGCAAATCGTATTTGCGGTGATCAATCTGACTGTTATGGGTGGCGGAGCTTATATGGTATATGCCTCGACGATGGGGTGGGAAAGCCCTGTTATCAACGAGGAATCTGCTCAAAGAGAACTGGCATCAACTGAAGAGACTGAATTGGCCCCGATGGTTTACACCATGGACAAATTCACTGTGAATTTGACCGGGGAGCCTAAAAGAACGATCCGTCTTGAAGTGAACTTACAAATGCTCGGTAAAGATGGCTTTGAAGAGGTCATGGAGCCTGAGAATCGCGCCAAAGCGCGTGATAAAATCGTTCGTATCCTGAACGAAGAAGGTTTTAGTGATCTTGAAAGCATCCAAGGCAAACTGTTCCTTAAGGACAAAATCGCCTCTCAAGTAAACGGCATCCTTCATAAGGGCGTCGTAAAGGACGTGTTCTTTTCCGACTTTGTTCCAGTGCAATAG
- a CDS encoding L,D-transpeptidase family protein — MRILLSGCLILLSCLPAKAESVSSAPSQFEATDLLPAPLLQISETEAFSKFVFLVDKEKRKLTVFERNGEQIKKVDEFPADIGKNGGNKTKRDDARTPEGIYFLEKRLTQPEIPFNLYGGLAFTTNYPNLFDKRENKTGSGIWLHAIPDTVPLTRGSRGCVVVRNEVIKKLADYVKLNETPILIFDHVSYVQKDEHEKRRVALNSFIEGWRQSWEAQDIDKYMSYYDSDFKAPGFNFASWKTHKSNLKKQYEFIKVHLSQPYIVAHNEQLLVKTLQRYESDKHIDYGVKTIYAIKAGDTYKIIREEWAPFSQKAVTNAIAHENSMTAQAGNVQQTQ, encoded by the coding sequence ATGAGAATTTTGCTCTCGGGTTGCCTAATATTACTATCGTGTTTGCCTGCAAAGGCGGAATCTGTATCATCTGCACCGTCTCAGTTTGAGGCGACCGATTTGCTTCCAGCTCCGCTGTTGCAAATCTCTGAGACAGAGGCTTTTTCTAAATTCGTATTCCTCGTTGATAAAGAAAAGCGCAAGCTGACTGTTTTCGAACGCAACGGCGAACAAATCAAAAAAGTTGACGAGTTCCCTGCTGACATCGGTAAAAACGGTGGCAACAAAACCAAGCGTGATGATGCCAGGACTCCCGAAGGTATCTATTTCTTGGAAAAGCGTCTGACTCAGCCGGAAATCCCTTTCAACCTTTATGGCGGCTTGGCTTTCACAACGAATTATCCAAATCTATTTGATAAGCGTGAAAACAAAACGGGTTCAGGTATTTGGCTTCATGCGATTCCTGATACAGTTCCATTAACTCGCGGGTCTCGTGGCTGCGTTGTTGTTCGCAATGAAGTTATCAAAAAGTTAGCTGATTACGTAAAACTAAACGAAACGCCGATCTTGATCTTTGATCATGTTAGCTATGTTCAAAAAGACGAACATGAAAAACGTCGCGTGGCTTTGAACTCTTTCATTGAAGGCTGGAGACAGTCTTGGGAAGCGCAAGATATCGACAAGTATATGAGCTATTATGATTCTGATTTTAAAGCGCCAGGCTTTAACTTCGCCTCATGGAAGACTCATAAGTCGAATTTGAAAAAACAATATGAATTTATCAAAGTTCACCTTTCACAACCTTACATCGTTGCACACAACGAACAGTTGTTGGTGAAAACGCTTCAGCGCTATGAATCGGACAAACACATCGATTACGGTGTGAAAACGATTTACGCGATCAAAGCTGGTGACACTTATAAAATCATCCGTGAAGAGTGGGCTCCATTCAGCCAAAAAGCTGTCACAAATGCGATCGCTCACGAAAATTCGATGACGGCCCAAGCTGGCAACGTTCAACAAACTCAGTAA
- a CDS encoding rhomboid family intramembrane serine protease → MNRGVSFQTAPMTPAVKWLLIINVAVWFLLQVMVEGFAKIPITQYLALYPGKVLFNFEIWQLFTYMFVHSLQVTHILFNMLMLWFFGAELEQRWGTKFFLTYYFASGIGAAIIYCVGVWTWALATGSETGLIVPVVGASGAIFGLLLAQGIIFGERIVYFFMLFPMKNKWFVALMGLVQFASMMTSGVTGGEVAYLAHLGGIVAGFVTLQVKAWFIRQDFKKKAKNKGRNLRLVVDNEKKSDKPPKYWN, encoded by the coding sequence ATGAATAGAGGCGTAAGTTTTCAAACAGCTCCCATGACTCCTGCGGTGAAATGGTTGCTGATCATCAATGTAGCGGTTTGGTTCCTTCTGCAAGTTATGGTGGAGGGATTCGCTAAAATTCCTATCACTCAATACTTGGCGCTTTACCCGGGAAAAGTCCTTTTCAATTTTGAGATCTGGCAGTTGTTCACTTACATGTTCGTGCACTCTTTGCAGGTCACGCACATCCTGTTCAACATGTTGATGCTTTGGTTCTTTGGTGCCGAGCTTGAACAGCGCTGGGGGACGAAGTTCTTTCTGACTTATTACTTCGCATCCGGTATCGGCGCCGCCATCATCTACTGCGTCGGTGTGTGGACGTGGGCTTTGGCGACGGGCTCTGAAACAGGCTTGATCGTGCCGGTGGTCGGTGCTTCGGGTGCCATCTTTGGTTTGCTGCTGGCTCAAGGGATCATCTTTGGTGAGCGCATCGTGTACTTCTTTATGCTTTTCCCAATGAAGAACAAATGGTTCGTAGCCTTAATGGGCTTAGTTCAATTTGCCTCCATGATGACATCTGGCGTCACGGGTGGGGAAGTGGCTTATCTTGCCCATTTGGGTGGTATCGTGGCGGGTTTCGTGACTTTGCAGGTGAAAGCTTGGTTTATACGCCAGGATTTTAAGAAGAAGGCTAAAAACAAGGGCCGAAACCTTCGCTTGGTCGTCGATAACGAGAAGAAGTCCGATAAACCTCCAAAATACTGGAACTAA
- a CDS encoding HIT family protein: MAKKKASKKTTVKKSAAKKSVKKSASAEKAVVCINQNVWPMERDVLFRPDRMKYVRKLIKPEGCVFCNAAKHDISFDTLCVYKSKHAMVVLNKFPYNSGHVLVLPIRHCGDLLKLSDAEFTDVQNTIRHTMAAINSIYEPGGINLGLNHGAVAGAGIPEHLHYHMIPRWAGDLNFFPLIAETKVLVESLEQTYEKFLEYFKKI; this comes from the coding sequence ATGGCGAAAAAGAAAGCATCCAAAAAAACCACTGTTAAAAAGTCAGCTGCGAAAAAGTCGGTTAAAAAATCGGCTTCGGCTGAAAAGGCAGTGGTTTGTATTAATCAGAATGTCTGGCCGATGGAGCGTGATGTTTTGTTCCGTCCGGACCGCATGAAATACGTGCGTAAGTTGATTAAACCAGAGGGATGCGTTTTCTGTAACGCTGCTAAACATGATATTTCTTTCGATACATTGTGTGTCTACAAATCCAAACACGCGATGGTTGTTCTGAACAAGTTTCCTTATAACAGTGGTCATGTGCTGGTCTTGCCGATTCGTCACTGTGGGGATTTGTTAAAACTCAGCGATGCCGAGTTTACCGATGTTCAAAATACGATTCGTCACACGATGGCTGCGATCAACTCGATTTATGAACCCGGAGGAATTAACCTGGGATTAAATCATGGAGCAGTGGCTGGTGCGGGGATTCCTGAACATCTTCACTATCATATGATTCCGCGATGGGCGGGGGATCTTAATTTCTTCCCTTTGATTGCTGAGACAAAGGTCTTGGTTGAAAGTCTCGAGCAGACCTATGAGAAGTTTTTGGAGTATTTTAAAAAGATATGA
- the sppA gene encoding signal peptide peptidase SppA, producing the protein MAQKSGFFKKLIIIILVFIGIGAVLKAGSGMFGEQEKKLTAKNTILQLEMNGVILNGKRFLKNLKKYSEDNKVKAIVININSPGGSVGPSQEIYHHIKKVREELKKPIVCVTTGVMASGAYYSAVACDKIVVAPGALVGSIGVIMEFANLEKLYDWAKVSRYSITSGKFKDSGAEYRGMRADEKELFQNMINEVYAQFKGTVAKERKLKDEVVSEYADGRVFTGAFAVKTGFADQEGFLDDAIKLAAEMAKLDKKDYDVFEVPKKKMSIFDFGDKDSEDDLNSLAEYADLLKGKAAVAAGITPGVNVEGAVKYLLRAKYLNQPLYMMPGYWE; encoded by the coding sequence GTGGCGCAGAAGTCAGGTTTCTTCAAAAAACTCATCATTATTATTTTAGTATTTATCGGTATCGGTGCGGTTCTAAAAGCCGGCTCCGGTATGTTTGGCGAGCAAGAAAAAAAGCTGACTGCTAAAAACACGATTCTTCAACTTGAGATGAACGGCGTGATCTTAAACGGTAAGCGCTTTCTAAAAAATCTTAAGAAGTATTCTGAAGACAATAAAGTTAAAGCGATCGTGATTAACATCAACTCCCCAGGTGGATCCGTTGGTCCGTCTCAAGAGATTTATCACCATATTAAGAAGGTTCGTGAAGAACTTAAAAAACCAATCGTTTGTGTAACGACGGGTGTGATGGCTTCTGGCGCTTACTACTCTGCAGTGGCTTGCGATAAAATTGTCGTGGCTCCAGGTGCTTTGGTGGGCTCCATCGGTGTGATCATGGAATTCGCGAATCTTGAAAAGCTTTACGATTGGGCCAAGGTTTCTCGCTATTCAATCACGTCTGGAAAATTCAAAGACTCTGGCGCTGAATACCGCGGTATGCGCGCGGATGAAAAAGAACTTTTCCAAAACATGATCAACGAGGTCTATGCACAGTTCAAAGGAACAGTGGCGAAAGAGCGTAAGCTTAAAGACGAAGTCGTTTCTGAGTATGCAGATGGTCGTGTGTTCACAGGTGCCTTCGCAGTTAAAACAGGTTTCGCCGACCAAGAGGGTTTCTTAGATGATGCCATCAAATTGGCGGCAGAGATGGCAAAACTTGATAAAAAAGATTACGACGTTTTCGAAGTACCTAAAAAGAAAATGAGCATTTTTGATTTCGGCGATAAAGATTCAGAAGACGATTTGAATTCGTTGGCTGAATACGCAGATCTTCTTAAAGGGAAGGCTGCAGTTGCGGCGGGTATCACGCCGGGTGTGAATGTAGAGGGGGCTGTGAAGTATTTGCTTCGCGCAAAATACTTGAATCAGCCGCTGTACATGATGCCAGGCTACTGGGAGTAG
- a CDS encoding 30S ribosomal protein S1, whose translation MTKQLNKAELEKQKVLAFLDAEDSKVAANPGIYGAKKSEKGEFDSLFEASMKEQDFKVGDVVTGSVVEVQSDYVLVDINYKSEGLIAINEFRIVDGVREVKAGDKVEVLIDRIENENGMIVLSKDKADMLRAWTDISKAAENEEVIEGTVVAKVKGGLSVDIGVKAFLPGSQIDLRPVRNMDVYLGKKFKFKVIKFNKKRGNIVLSRRALLEEERDSLRSQTLDTMAEGSVVTGIVKNITDYGAFIDLGGMDGLLHITDMSWGRVKHPSEMLNVGDEIQVKVLKYDKEKERVSLGMKQLHNDPWETVKASYPAGTKLKGKVVSLAEYGAFIELGEGIEGLIHVSEMSWTKRVKHPSQIVNVGDEVEVVVLEVDTENRRISLGMKQLQQNPWIELKESYAPGTIIEGEVKSVTDFGIFIGIEEGIDGLVHISDFSWTKRVNHPSEMFAKGAKVRAVVLGVDIENERFSLGIKQLESDPWANIENKYAIGTQHDVKVTKTADFGAFVELESDIEGLIHISELTTDKINTVEDFIKPGQSVKAEVISIDKDARKIGLSAKLVKLRESKADVDDYVKKATATSKSTFGDLFADQLKNMKTDGKQ comes from the coding sequence ATGACAAAACAACTTAACAAGGCTGAACTTGAAAAACAGAAAGTGCTAGCTTTCTTGGATGCAGAAGATTCTAAAGTCGCTGCTAATCCTGGCATCTATGGTGCAAAAAAGTCTGAAAAAGGCGAATTCGATTCTCTATTCGAAGCGTCCATGAAAGAGCAAGATTTCAAGGTTGGCGACGTTGTTACTGGTTCTGTAGTTGAAGTACAATCTGACTACGTTCTAGTGGACATCAACTACAAGTCTGAAGGTTTGATCGCTATCAATGAATTCCGTATCGTTGACGGTGTTCGTGAAGTGAAAGCTGGAGACAAAGTAGAAGTTCTTATCGACCGTATCGAAAACGAAAACGGTATGATCGTTCTTTCTAAAGATAAAGCAGACATGCTACGTGCATGGACTGATATCTCTAAAGCAGCAGAAAACGAAGAAGTTATCGAAGGTACTGTTGTTGCTAAAGTTAAAGGCGGCTTGAGCGTTGATATCGGCGTTAAAGCATTCTTGCCTGGATCTCAAATCGATCTACGTCCGGTTCGCAACATGGACGTTTACTTGGGCAAAAAGTTCAAATTCAAAGTTATCAAATTCAACAAAAAGCGTGGCAACATCGTTCTTTCTCGCCGTGCGCTTCTTGAAGAAGAACGCGACAGCTTGCGTTCACAAACTCTTGACACTATGGCAGAAGGTTCTGTTGTTACTGGTATCGTTAAAAATATCACTGACTACGGTGCGTTCATCGACCTTGGTGGCATGGACGGTTTGTTGCACATCACTGACATGTCATGGGGCCGTGTAAAACACCCTTCTGAAATGTTGAATGTTGGCGACGAAATCCAAGTTAAAGTTCTTAAGTATGATAAAGAAAAAGAACGCGTATCTTTGGGCATGAAACAGTTGCACAACGATCCTTGGGAAACTGTTAAAGCATCTTACCCAGCAGGCACTAAGCTTAAAGGTAAAGTTGTTTCTTTGGCAGAATACGGTGCATTCATTGAACTTGGCGAAGGCATTGAAGGCCTCATCCACGTTTCTGAAATGTCTTGGACTAAACGTGTAAAACACCCTTCTCAAATCGTTAACGTTGGTGACGAAGTAGAAGTAGTAGTTCTTGAAGTTGACACTGAAAACCGCCGCATTTCTTTGGGCATGAAACAGCTTCAACAAAACCCATGGATTGAACTTAAAGAGTCTTACGCTCCAGGTACAATCATCGAAGGTGAAGTTAAATCTGTTACTGACTTCGGTATCTTCATCGGCATCGAAGAAGGTATTGACGGCCTAGTTCACATCTCTGACTTCTCTTGGACTAAACGTGTTAACCACCCAAGCGAAATGTTCGCTAAAGGTGCTAAAGTACGCGCCGTTGTTCTAGGTGTAGACATCGAGAACGAAAGATTCTCTTTGGGCATCAAACAACTTGAGTCTGACCCTTGGGCTAACATCGAAAACAAATACGCTATCGGTACACAACACGACGTTAAAGTAACTAAAACAGCTGATTTTGGTGCTTTCGTTGAGCTTGAGTCTGATATCGAAGGTTTGATCCACATTTCTGAACTAACAACTGATAAAATCAACACAGTTGAAGACTTCATTAAACCGGGTCAATCTGTAAAAGCTGAAGTTATCTCTATCGACAAAGACGCTCGTAAGATCGGTTTGTCTGCAAAACTAGTTAAACTTCGTGAGTCAAAAGCTGACGTTGATGACTATGTTAAGAAAGCAACAGCAACTTCTAAATCAACTTTCGGTGACTTGTTCGCTGACCAGTTGAAAAACATGAAGACTGACGGCAAGCAATAG
- a CDS encoding alpha/beta fold hydrolase, with translation MASFFTVSDGTKIFYKDWGKGQPVVLSHGWPLTSDAWESQMLFLLNEGYRVIAHDRRGHGRSTQTWEGNHMDQYADDLAELIDHLDLQDIIIVGHSTGGGEVARYIGRHGTTRIAKAVLVGAVPPLMLKTANNPEGLPREIFDDIRKGVADNRSQFFQDLSKKFYGFNRMMNRTSQGLCDSFWLQGMMGGIKPEYDCIEQFSEVDFTEDLKKFDIPTLLIHGDDDQIVPIVASALESAKLIPNSILKIYEGGNHGLAQTDSERFNNDLIDFIALESEITSGRNKGRLSDQISSQHH, from the coding sequence ATGGCTTCATTTTTCACAGTCTCGGACGGCACTAAAATATTCTATAAAGACTGGGGCAAGGGACAGCCTGTTGTGCTATCACACGGCTGGCCTTTAACCTCTGATGCGTGGGAATCCCAAATGCTGTTTTTGTTGAATGAAGGCTATCGCGTAATTGCTCATGACCGCCGCGGTCACGGACGCTCGACGCAAACATGGGAAGGCAATCATATGGATCAATACGCCGATGATTTGGCGGAATTGATTGATCACCTAGATCTGCAAGATATCATTATCGTCGGTCACTCTACAGGTGGTGGCGAGGTCGCTCGCTATATCGGACGACACGGAACCACTCGTATCGCTAAGGCAGTCCTGGTGGGGGCTGTTCCCCCATTGATGTTAAAAACTGCGAATAATCCAGAGGGACTTCCTCGCGAGATTTTTGACGACATTCGCAAAGGCGTTGCCGACAACCGCTCGCAGTTCTTTCAAGATCTCTCGAAAAAGTTTTACGGTTTTAACCGCATGATGAACAGGACATCTCAAGGACTGTGCGACTCATTCTGGCTGCAAGGCATGATGGGTGGAATTAAGCCCGAGTATGATTGCATTGAACAGTTCTCTGAAGTGGACTTTACGGAGGACCTTAAAAAATTCGATATTCCAACTTTGCTGATTCATGGAGATGACGACCAAATTGTTCCTATCGTCGCGTCAGCCTTGGAGTCCGCGAAATTGATCCCCAATTCCATCCTAAAAATTTATGAAGGTGGAAATCACGGCCTTGCGCAGACTGATTCCGAGAGATTTAACAATGACCTTATCGATTTCATCGCCCTCGAGTCTGAAATCACCTCGGGTCGCAATAAAGGTCGTCTGAGCGATCAAATAAGTTCGCAGCATCACTAG